In Clostridiales bacterium, the genomic stretch CCCTTGCGGAAATCGCCTGCCGATATCATAAAAAGTCCTCCTTAAATTTTTAAGTTTTTGGTAAAATGGGTCAAGTTTTCAATCCCATCGTTTTTAATAACTATTAAGTCTTCTATCCTCGCGCCGCCCAAACCTTGCACATAAATGCCCGGTTCAATGGTCGCCACCATATTTTCTTTTAGAACGATATTGGAACCTACTCCAAGGCGCGGATTTTCATGGACAAAAAGCCCTAACGAGTGCCCGAGTCCATGCCCAAATTCTTCGCCATATCCATTGGCGGTTATATATTCTCGCGCGAAAGAATCCGCTTCATGCCCTGTCATGCCCGCTTTAATGCTTGACAGCGCGTATTCTTGCGCCTTTTTTACGATGTTATAAATTTCTTCAAGTTTTTTATCAGGCTCGCCTAAGGTAAATGTTCGGGTCATATCCGAGCAATAGCCTTTATACTTGCAACCTATATCTATTGTAATAAGGTCGTCTTTTTCTAGCCTATAATCCGAATAGCTATGGTGCGGCTTGGAAGTGTTAACGCCCATTGCCACTATAGGCTCAAAACTCAATCCGTCGGCGCCGTTTAGATACATATTATAAATAAGTTCAGCGCAAACATCTCGCTCGCTCATTTTAGGTTTTAGGCGTTCCAAAGTCGCTTCCAACGCTTTTTCTGTGATCCGCTGCGCTTCGGCGATTAGTTGGATTTCTTCTTCGGTCTTAACCATGCGGCAGGTTTCAATCTTATCCGAACCCGGAACTAACTCAAAACCCGTCAAAACGCCGGTTAATTCCAAATAATCCGAATGCGTTATAAATTTATCCTCAAACGCTACGGTCTTGACTCTTAAGTCCTGTAAAATATTTTTTACCGTATTATACAATTCTGAAGTTTTTATAAATTTTAATTCCCAATCGGGCAAGGATTCTTCCGCCGCGTATTTATATCTAAAATCTGTTATATAAAACTTTTGGTTTTTGGTTAAAATTAATCCGCCAAAAGATGTTTTAAT encodes the following:
- a CDS encoding aminopeptidase P family protein encodes the protein MKNTQELFDGSIDCYFITSQENRFYFSGIKTSFGGLILTKNQKFYITDFRYKYAAEESLPDWELKFIKTSELYNTVKNILQDLRVKTVAFEDKFITHSDYLELTGVLTGFELVPGSDKIETCRMVKTEEEIQLIAEAQRITEKALEATLERLKPKMSERDVCAELIYNMYLNGADGLSFEPIVAMGVNTSKPHHSYSDYRLEKDDLITIDIGCKYKGYCSDMTRTFTLGEPDKKLEEIYNIVKKAQEYALSSIKAGMTGHEADSFAREYITANGYGEEFGHGLGHSLGLFVHENPRLGVGSNIVLKENMVATIEPGIYVQGLGGARIEDLIVIKNDGIENLTHFTKNLKI